A window of the Pseudoliparis swirei isolate HS2019 ecotype Mariana Trench chromosome 13, NWPU_hadal_v1, whole genome shotgun sequence genome harbors these coding sequences:
- the foxi1 gene encoding forkhead box protein I1, which produces MNAFGHQPSTQQTSPIQHHSAQELLDMAVYCDNYGVYQQNLHHHHPQRPPTHPTSYGLGEYSSPSANPYLWLNGPGINSSPYLSGNNSTSYIQSGYGSNQRPFLPPPTGFGGADLGWLSISSQQELFKMVRPPYSYSALIAMAIQNAQDKKLTLSQIYLYVAENFPFYKKSKAGWQNSIRHNLSLNDCFKKMARDEDDPGKGNYWTLDPNCEKMFDNGNFRRKRKRRADISGADSSALPVKAEDGPHKLSDTASLLSSSPPSLHGSPASTEPKSSPSPSADHSPCYSNFVSSVNSLLAGSGSTEGSRGAERDYGSGHPAGLSQSREGMSGLGSYSPTLISPLNSTDNSRMNYYASVQNLSNHFSVNNLIYNREGTEV; this is translated from the exons ATGAACGCTTTTGGACACCAACCATCTACCCAGCAGACCAGCCCCATTCAGCACCACAGCGCGCAGGAGCTCCTGGACATGGCCGTGTACTGCGATAACTACGGTGTGTACCAACAgaacctccaccaccaccacccgcaGAGGCCGCCGACGCACCCCACCAGCTACGGCCTCGGGGAGTACAGCTCCCCGTCCGCGAACCCGTACCTGTGGCTGAACGGACCCGGCATCAACTCCTCTCCGTACCTCTCCGGGAACAACAGCACGTCCTATATTCAGTCGGGATACGGGTCGAACCAGAGGCCGTTCTTGCCGCCTCCCACCGGGTTTGGCGGGGCGGATCTGGGGTGGCTGTCCATATCCAGCCAGCAGGAACTCTTCAAGATGGTCCGGCCGCCGTACTCCTACTCGGCGCTGATAGCGATGGCCATCCAGAACGCACAGGACAAGAAGTTGACTCTCAGCCAGATCTACCTGTACGTCGCAGAGAACTTCCCGTTCTACAAGAAGAGCAAAGCTGGGTGGCAGAATTCAATCCGCCACAACTTGTCACTGAACGACTGTTTCAAAAAAATGGCACGGGACGAGGATGACCCCG GTAAGGGaaactactggactctggaccctaACTGCGAGAAGATGTTCGACAACGGGAACTtccggaggaagaggaagaggagagccgACATCAGCGGGGCGGACAGCAGCGCGCTCCCGGTCAAGGCAGAAGACGGCCCGCACAAGCTCTCCGACACCGCCAGCCTGCTGAGTTCCTCCCCGCCCAGCTTGCACGGATCCCCGGCCTCCACGGAGCCCAAGTCGTCCCCGTCCCCGTCCGCGGACCACAGCCCGTGTTACAGCAATTTCGTGTCCAGCGTGAACTCGCTGCTGGCGGGCAGCGGCAGCACGGAGGGCTCCCGGGGCGCGGAGCGGGACTACGGCTCCGGGCATCCCGCGGGACTGTCTCAGAGCAGAGAGGGCATGTCCGGACTGGGCTCCTACTCGCCCACCTTAATCTCTCCTCTGAACTCAACAGACAACAGCAGAATGAACTATTACGCATCAGTACAGAACCTCTCCAACCATTTCAGTGTTAATAACCTCATATACAACCGGGAAGGAACTGAGGTGTAG